The nucleotide window TCAAAATAAGTTAGGCCGTGGGCATCTAAGATTTCCGGATTAATTAACGCCTCGTAAAATTTCTCGTCATTTTCAAGTAAAAAGGATGCCAGAATACTTCGGTATAAATATATATATCTCTTAGACCACCATCTATGCAAACTTACTTCCCTTTTTATTCCGCCTTTCTCCTTTTCAAGTATCAATTTTTCTACGACAGGTATATAGTTTTTGAGATCATCAAGTAAACGTAACAATTTTAACACCCTACAAGTGATAGGTCTTTTTATAACACTGTGTGATAACTGAAAAATTGATTTATAAAATGCACTAATACATTGTAAAAATTAACGCGTAGATTAAGCCTTCTAATCTTAAAAAATGAGGTTGTAGATGAAACTGCCTTTATAGCATCAAAGTACTTACTATTAATATTGCTAAATATATTCGTTATTACCTTATTACTTATCATAACAAACCTTTTATCTCTATATCTTATCAACGTTTGATTATAGCCTGCGATATAATGCGAAGGAAAACCGAAAAAATTTTATCATACACATTTTTATCAACTGAGCAATTTTATTAATAGTTACCAATAATAACGGTATAATGCTATCCTAGACTGAAATACAAATACCTAGAAGTCTTGGCATAGTCCTTATTCATAATAAACGCAACGGGAAGTTTAGGGGACGTCGACTTAAGGTCTAAGCACGTTCTTGTGAAAAACTAGTAGAAGATGTTGGAATAGGCCTGAAAAGAGGCTACTTGTCTAAAACTTGACAGGATACTTCATGTTTCTTTTGTAATTTTTATTTGTGTAAGTATTATGAGATCATAGCTACATATTAAATACACACATAACATTATTAATACGTAGTACGTATAAAAGCGTAGGAAAATTACTTTATAATTTGGTTTATGTAGAATTATTTAGCATGCACTTTATTATTTACTTATGGATTAACTGATTCGGAAAAAATTTCAATGCAATAAATGCCTTAGCGACCCGAAAAGGGTGGTGTAGAAAAATTTTACGAATTTTCAACTATTATTTGTACGCAACTCTCATAGTGTTGTTGCATAGCTATAAAGTCTCTTAATACTGCTTAAGGCATGTTGAGTCCTTGTCCTATACCGTAGCTTTGGGATAAGGTCCCTTGCACGCTAATTTATAGGTTAATAACGGCACTATGAAATTTTTCAGCTATTCTGGGAGTAAGGATAGGTCACGCCATGGGTAAACACTATATACTTTCAGGCACTATTGGACAAGACCTCATCCTTCTGTAGCACTCACGTGTACGTTTTACATGAAGGTATTCTTGCCCTTTATTAACTGACATAGTATAGTACTTATAAAGCTGATGTATAGCACTTTCTCTTTAACGCCTTGTAGTTTCAGTCATCTGACCAGTTAGAGTATAAGTGTTAAGTAAATATTTAAGGGAATATTGATTACGATGGATTTTTCCAATAAATAACATTTAGAATGAGATTTATACAATGATTGAAGCCTAACAGTTAGTTACCGAATTATTACCGTAGCAATAAGAGAGTTACTAATAGAATTTTTAAGATAATAAATACTAAATAATGGGAAACCTATTTATTTTAGATATATCTAATTTTTACTTATGTATGACGTGGTATTATCATCAGATAGAGGTTCTTTCACAGACTACGGGGGTTCCAGTGTTTTAGGCTATGTAGCTTGCATGCCGTCGAGACTTGTCCCTAGATCCTTCATGGACAGATTCTTTACCCCAAAAGTGAAGACTGATGAAGAAGGTAAGGCATTATATGCACCTTATGCGCTAAGAAAAATAGAAGCTATTTTACTAGAAGCAGGATATAAAGTAGTAGTAGTCCCCCCAGAAAATATAGAAAAATTCGCCCGTAATACTAAAGTGGTCGGGATTACAGCTCATGACCCTTTCGGTTTAAACCCGGTGAGCGCAAAACTCAGCTTTCTGTTCGGTGGAGGTCCAACGTGGACAGCTCAATTCTTTGATGAATTCGGGCAGAAAATTTCAGCTCTAAAACAAAGGTTCAACTTCAAGATTATAGCTGGAGGGCCTGGAGCCTGGGAACTCAGCTTAAATAAGCCCGAATGGATAGACGTGGTATTCCTAGGGGAGGCTGAAGTTGATTTACCTGCTATAGTGAAAAGAATAATTGAAGGGGAGGAAGTTCCAAAAGTTGTAAGGGGGAGAAACCCGAAAACCGAACAGATACCGACTATTAAGAACTCGGCGAGACTGGGAGAAGTCCAGATTACCAGAGGATGTCCTAGAGGGTGTAGATTTTGCTCTATAACTCCAGAGACCTTTAGATCTATTCCCCTTGAAGACATTAAGAAGGAAGTTGAGGTTAATCTCAGAGGAGGTTGGAAAAGGGTCGAGTTTATAACAGATGATGTAATGCTATATGGTTCGTCGAAGCTGAGGACGAACCACGAGGCCATAGTTAAATTATTCTCTGAAGTTATGAAAATGGGAGTTGATGGTATATGGTTCCCACACATTTCAGCACCCGCAGTTAGGGAAAGCCCTAAGACCGTCAGATCCATCTCGGAAATTGCTGGGTATAATATAGATAGGGCAGCGGCACCGGTAGTAGGCCTTGAGACCGGTAGCCTTAAAATATTTGAGAAATACATGCCGGCTAAAGCCTTTCCTTGGAGACCGAAAGAGTGGAGGGATGTAATACTCGACGCAACTGCGATTATGAACGATAACTACATATTTCCTTGTTATACAATGACAATAGGGTATCCTGAAGAGACTGAGGAAGACGTAAAAGAGAGTATTGACCTAGTCCAGACCATTATCGACCATCAGTTCACTGCGTGGATTTTCCCATTACCGGTAATACCCATATCGACTTCCTATATATCCAAGAATCCCTATCCTAAGCCTGAATCCCTGCCACAAGGCTATTGGGACTTACTCTATATGGCATGGAAGTATAACTTAAAAGTAACGAGGGAATTGATCCCTATCCTCACCGGAGGTATTAAGAATAAGCTAGTTAGAAATATAGTAAAAGTAATGATAAACAAAACCTTTTCCAATATCGAGGATATATTCAAAGGCTTTAAAGAAACTAAAGGAGAGCTATCTAGGACTTTTTCTAATATAAATCTAAATAATACTATGGGTGTAATAAAGGCTATTTATTGGCTGTTTAGGTTATCTGCGAAACCCCAGTAAACATGCAAGGTTTTTCCTTTCTTCTCTTTTTTTCCCTTGTTTTTTCTGGATCTTAATCCTTTTATGTGTAAAGGACAGTAAGCTGACTTCCTTATATAAAACATGCTAGTCAGGCCTGAGTAATATAGACCTGACTGGGTAAAAAGCCGTTGACTCAACGCCCTAAAGAGCGTTATGTTCCCCTCATCGGTTCGGGACTACATCTGAGGGGCAGTCGAGAGGGTTAGAGAACCCCCTCCCATTCAGGTTCGTAATAACGATAACATCACGGTCTCCTCATAACCGCACGAACACTTAAACCACTTGTATCCAGTTTCTACCATTCTCCGCCCACATTTAGGGCGGACACATAAGAGTAACTAGGGTTTAACGTACTCAACGACCAAACCGTGCTTTTCCGCCCTCCACTCGACCCGGAATTGAATCCTACGGTACTGCATTAGGTACAGCCTATCCCGGTACTCCTTAGAGAGTTCGATAACTCTCTTAATCATGTTAGTCAACTCCTCTAACTTTATGACATTACTACCAAAGGGCTTGACCCCGTGTAACGATAAACTACCTTAGTACTTGACTGAGCATAAGGACACGGTCTTCATCTACGCTAGGGCACTACACATAGAAGTATAATTAAGTGTAGACTATAAGCTTGTATGAGAGAGTATTGTACTATTACCCGACAGCACACTAATATTGTTTACACAATTTTAAAATTTTAGAGGAAAACTTCTACTTATGATAAAGACATACCTAAAAAGAGGAAACATAATAAGCCTTGTCGCTTCCCTAATTATCCTTGCTGGGCTGGTCCTCCTTGACCTCAAAGGTATATCATATGCGCTATCGCCCCAATTCCTAGCAATAATGTGGGTAGTATGGTTCCTAGCAATACCGTCCTTTATGTCCTACCACAAGTCGGATTTGGAAAGGCCGAAGCTCATGGACTACTTCGCAATACCGGCGATAATAATAACGTTCTTCGGACTAATCTTAGCTTCACTCGGTGACTTTTTAGGGATAGAGATAATCTTACTCGGGTACACGTTAGAGCCCGTAGCCGGGATCTCTATTTACCTCACTACTAAAAAGTTCAGTTATGTTAACTCTTCACTCTTCTTCTGGGGTGCCGTAGTGTTTACCGCCGGCCTCCCCCTTTACTTAGTCAACCTAGGTATCGTGTCTATTGCGGGAGATATAGTGAAGATGGTAGGGATAGTGGGGCTATTAATGAACTCCAGACTAATGGCTGAGGCAAAGTAATATGCGAAAAGCCCGAAGAGGCGAATATACTACCTCCTTTTTTCCGTTATTTCGTTTGGGGAAAAAGAAGAAGAGGACTCGGGGTTTAAATACAAGACACAACCCTTGGTGACGCTTTACGCTCCCTTGTCCCCATTCTGGTAAACGACTTTTGTATAAACTACTATTCGATCAGGGCACTCCAAAGTCAGCCCAAGTCGTTTGAAGGGTTAGGGAAAAGTTCCCCTTTTTAGGCTTAAGTAAGTATAACCAATAACTCCTCCGCTATGCTCAAGATATTTCTACAAACTAAGCGTATATCACACCCGTCAACATGTAAGGTCGAACAGCCACCAAACGCGTAAAGTCCTTAAGTGAGGTAAGGGGCTTCGAGGCCTAACGAGGTTTAGCCCTTCTCGCAGTAGTAAAAGCAGAGAGAAAAAAGGTGTAGTGCCCTGAACAGCTTGTAGGGGTTTACAGGTACCACTGGACACATTCTACCCTTTTTAATTGTGTTACTAGTCGGGAAGAGTAACTCAAACTCTATCTTTAGTAAGGTTATGACGCACGTCGGGGGGAGGGGAGTCTTAACTTAAGGGAAAAATGACACTACTGTCCTTGTCTGTCGTCCTCGCTTTCAGTGCCCGCTTCCGTAGTCTTTCATCTTTTGCTCAAAGCTCCACAATATACCTCCGTGGCCGATCTCAGCTATGTTCCTCGGTTCTGGGACCTTGCCGGTCATCATCCTGGTGAACATAATGTCTATTGTGTTGTACTCCTTAAAGTGTATCCCCCCGGCAGACACCCCGAAAAGGGGGACGTTGTTCAGCATGGCGACAATAGTCATCGTAGTCGGTTTTACCGGGACACCGTAAGCTATTATATTAGCGTTGAGTTTTTTAAACGCTTGATAAGTCTTGTCTGTGGGGTCTACAGAAGTCCCACCTGTGACTATGACGGCTTCAGCCCCGCTGTCTATAGACCTCAAGACCGCTTTGGATATTGCGTCTTCATCGTCCGGCACTACCTCGCTCTTAACTATAGTCCACCCGTATTTCTTGCACTTTTCCTCTATAACCGGCATGTATAGGTCTTTTTTCCTCCCCTCATATATCTCCGTCCCGGTTATTACTACCCCTACCTTAGAGTACTTGAAGGGAGTAATACTTATCAGCTTCTTCCCCGGTATAATACCCTCTACCTCTTCCTTCTTCATAGAAACGGTACTACCTCTATACTCCCCACCAGCTCGCCTTTACCTACAGCCTGGTTATTCCTCTTGGTGATCAACAGGACTTTCTGGTTCAGGTTAAAGTCTATGAGGCCTTCTACGTCGACCTTAATTAACCCCGGGATTTTAGAGTAGAGTAGGGTCAGCCCTTGTCTCCCTGAGACCACTTCGATATTTTCGTCAACTAACTTTGACCCTACATACGGTGATATTTCCCATTCGTACATTACCCCCTCTTCTTTGGCACCGTCGTCTATCCACACATAGTATACACCGGAGTCCATGAGCCTCTTTACGTCCTCTTCTGTGATTATATGCCCCCTTTCTAAGAGCGTCATGTGTTCGTTCTCGTCCACGTACGTAGTGTCATAACCTAACTTTTTTCCTACTGCCTCTTTTGTGGGAATATATCTCATAGGAAATATGTAGATAACTTCATATATAAAGTCATACGGTGTTAAAAATGAATAACTGTATCGTTTTTACTTAAAACTCGTCGTCTAAATATTTTTAATAGACATGTGTCGGGCTTATGACATTTTTAT belongs to Stygiolobus caldivivus and includes:
- a CDS encoding B12-binding domain-containing radical SAM protein, coding for MYDVVLSSDRGSFTDYGGSSVLGYVACMPSRLVPRSFMDRFFTPKVKTDEEGKALYAPYALRKIEAILLEAGYKVVVVPPENIEKFARNTKVVGITAHDPFGLNPVSAKLSFLFGGGPTWTAQFFDEFGQKISALKQRFNFKIIAGGPGAWELSLNKPEWIDVVFLGEAEVDLPAIVKRIIEGEEVPKVVRGRNPKTEQIPTIKNSARLGEVQITRGCPRGCRFCSITPETFRSIPLEDIKKEVEVNLRGGWKRVEFITDDVMLYGSSKLRTNHEAIVKLFSEVMKMGVDGIWFPHISAPAVRESPKTVRSISEIAGYNIDRAAAPVVGLETGSLKIFEKYMPAKAFPWRPKEWRDVILDATAIMNDNYIFPCYTMTIGYPEETEEDVKESIDLVQTIIDHQFTAWIFPLPVIPISTSYISKNPYPKPESLPQGYWDLLYMAWKYNLKVTRELIPILTGGIKNKLVRNIVKVMINKTFSNIEDIFKGFKETKGELSRTFSNINLNNTMGVIKAIYWLFRLSAKPQ
- a CDS encoding molybdopterin-binding protein; translated protein: MKKEEVEGIIPGKKLISITPFKYSKVGVVITGTEIYEGRKKDLYMPVIEEKCKKYGWTIVKSEVVPDDEDAISKAVLRSIDSGAEAVIVTGGTSVDPTDKTYQAFKKLNANIIAYGVPVKPTTMTIVAMLNNVPLFGVSAGGIHFKEYNTIDIMFTRMMTGKVPEPRNIAEIGHGGILWSFEQKMKDYGSGH